In Longibacter salinarum, a single window of DNA contains:
- the yidD gene encoding membrane protein insertion efficiency factor YidD codes for MSQFLSFLYRLPRLAFVGLVRGYQLLLSPHLPPTCRFQPTCSTYSIQAFREYGAVKGLILTIYRLGRCHPWGGYGYDPPRWFGESLPHEECHHASDPSGTSDAQSPADEPVSSHVSSSSE; via the coding sequence ATGAGCCAATTCCTTTCGTTTTTATACCGACTGCCGCGCCTCGCCTTTGTAGGCCTTGTTCGCGGGTATCAACTCCTTTTGTCCCCGCATCTCCCTCCTACGTGTCGGTTTCAACCGACGTGTTCGACGTACAGCATTCAGGCATTTCGAGAATATGGGGCCGTAAAAGGACTTATCCTGACAATCTACCGACTCGGACGGTGTCATCCCTGGGGCGGGTATGGCTACGATCCGCCGCGTTGGTTTGGGGAATCACTTCCCCATGAGGAATGCCACCATGCGTCTGATCCGTCCGGCACATCCGATGCACAGTCCCCTGCGGATGAACCTGTCTCTTCCCACGTTTCTTCTTCCTCCGAATGA
- the hisI gene encoding phosphoribosyl-AMP cyclohydrolase — protein MIDQPAALLDDVRFDEDGLVAAIVQDAETNEVLMMAYMNEQTLEMTLETGRMTYWSRSRQEIWIKGATSGNTQKVESVHVDCDGDALLFSVAQKGGACHTGHQSCFYRRATADGWKDDGQMVFDPDEAYS, from the coding sequence ATGATCGACCAGCCAGCTGCTCTTCTCGATGACGTCCGTTTTGATGAAGACGGCCTCGTCGCTGCAATTGTGCAGGACGCAGAAACAAACGAGGTCCTCATGATGGCCTATATGAATGAGCAAACGCTCGAGATGACGCTCGAGACAGGTAGAATGACGTACTGGAGTCGCTCGCGACAGGAGATCTGGATTAAGGGGGCAACCAGCGGAAATACGCAGAAAGTCGAGTCCGTACACGTTGATTGCGATGGCGACGCGTTGCTATTCAGCGTGGCTCAAAAAGGCGGAGCCTGCCATACCGGGCACCAGTCGTGCTTCTACCGTCGCGCGACCGCGGACGGGTGGAAAGACGATGGCCAGATGGTGTTTGACCCCGATGAAGCGTATAGCTAA
- a CDS encoding TspO/MBR family protein — MVRKIIAFVVAVIIPEAVGALAGLATQSSVTTWYPTLSRPWFTPPDAVFAPVWITLYFMMGVASWRVWDRGARRATGQMALVAYGLQLLLNGAWSLVFFGFQSIAWGLVVIVALLIAILVTMRLFRRVDRWAFWLLVPYCVWVAYATMLNASLWWLNSA; from the coding sequence ATGGTTCGCAAGATCATCGCATTTGTCGTTGCTGTGATCATTCCTGAAGCGGTCGGGGCGCTTGCGGGTCTTGCCACGCAGTCGTCCGTCACGACCTGGTATCCGACATTGTCGAGGCCCTGGTTCACGCCCCCGGATGCCGTCTTTGCGCCCGTCTGGATCACTCTCTATTTTATGATGGGAGTCGCGTCCTGGCGTGTCTGGGATCGGGGCGCTCGACGTGCAACCGGACAGATGGCTCTCGTCGCCTACGGTTTGCAATTGCTTCTCAACGGTGCGTGGTCGCTCGTTTTCTTCGGCTTCCAGTCGATTGCGTGGGGGCTCGTGGTGATTGTCGCATTGCTCATCGCGATCCTGGTGACGATGCGTCTCTTCCGCCGCGTCGACCGGTGGGCTTTCTGGCTGCTGGTTCCCTATTGCGTCTGGGTCGCATACGCGACTATGCTGAATGCGTCGCTCTGGTGGCTGAACAGCGCGTAG
- a CDS encoding DUF2911 domain-containing protein has product MTLIRRFASVFSLTMLVFAVTMVVPDTAAAQERNSMLPRVSPNASVSQSIGVTTVEVHYGRPAVRDRQVFGKLVPYGDVWRTGANEATVIAFSTPVQIEGESLDAGMYSLFTVPGEEEWTFIFNDTVEQWGAYNYEESKDVLRVTTEPTTGPMHERLTFAFPSVTDSSATLALMWDETRVPLEITVDTKEVIASRAASAVDAAENWQTPLQYAGYALQNDILIEEAIDWTDASLEIQETFPALAVKARLQAKNGDYQSAIESAERAVELAENMEETPRGLEGLKNALEEWKAK; this is encoded by the coding sequence ATGACTTTGATACGTCGATTCGCCAGTGTTTTTTCTCTCACGATGCTTGTCTTCGCGGTGACGATGGTCGTTCCAGATACCGCGGCGGCGCAGGAGCGCAACTCGATGCTTCCACGCGTCAGCCCGAACGCGAGCGTCAGCCAGTCTATTGGCGTCACGACCGTGGAGGTGCACTATGGGCGCCCGGCCGTTCGGGATCGCCAGGTCTTCGGCAAGCTCGTTCCCTACGGCGATGTGTGGCGAACCGGTGCGAATGAGGCGACCGTCATCGCTTTCTCCACGCCCGTACAAATTGAGGGTGAGTCGCTCGACGCCGGCATGTATTCGCTCTTTACGGTGCCGGGGGAGGAAGAGTGGACGTTTATCTTTAACGACACGGTGGAGCAGTGGGGAGCGTACAACTACGAGGAAAGTAAGGACGTTCTTCGCGTGACCACCGAGCCGACGACGGGGCCCATGCATGAGCGGCTCACGTTCGCGTTTCCAAGCGTGACGGATTCGTCGGCCACGCTCGCCCTGATGTGGGATGAGACACGCGTTCCCCTCGAGATCACCGTCGACACGAAGGAGGTGATCGCGAGTCGGGCAGCCAGTGCTGTCGACGCGGCTGAGAACTGGCAAACACCTCTCCAATATGCAGGATATGCGCTTCAGAACGACATTTTGATCGAGGAAGCAATTGACTGGACCGATGCCTCGCTCGAGATACAAGAGACGTTTCCAGCACTGGCCGTTAAGGCCCGCCTTCAGGCAAAGAACGGCGACTATCAGTCCGCCATCGAGTCGGCTGAGCGTGCCGTTGAACTCGCGGAAAACATGGAGGAGACACCTCGGGGACTCGAGGGACTCAAGAATGCTCTCGAAGAGTGGAAGGCAAAATGA
- a CDS encoding DUF6503 family protein: MTAFLVVGCGSESTSPTSNDRDAISADSIIQKAIAAHGGSVLDTSVVTFDFRGAQFRLVHDEGRFRYVRRTTDSLGQTVREVLSNDSLYREVNGDTVSLSAEERESMNTTVNSVSYFALLPYKLSDPAVNAQRLGVDTVRSTPYYRVEVTFASEGGGQDWEDRFVYWFDTESYHMDFLAYAYGLGGDEEPGHRFREAYNVREIENVRIADYKNYTDTTITPSTIENYARRLSASTLQEVSRVELDSVRVTTLRDGR; this comes from the coding sequence ATGACAGCTTTTCTCGTCGTCGGATGTGGCTCCGAATCCACATCGCCGACTTCAAACGATCGAGACGCAATCTCTGCGGATTCGATCATTCAAAAGGCAATTGCAGCACATGGCGGTTCCGTTCTCGATACCTCTGTGGTCACATTCGACTTCCGCGGAGCTCAGTTTCGCCTGGTTCACGACGAAGGAAGATTCCGATATGTGCGTCGAACGACGGACTCTCTGGGACAGACGGTGCGAGAAGTACTGTCGAATGATAGCCTATACCGTGAAGTCAACGGCGACACTGTCAGCCTGTCGGCGGAAGAACGGGAGAGCATGAACACGACGGTAAACTCCGTCTCGTACTTCGCGCTCCTGCCGTACAAACTGTCGGACCCGGCCGTGAATGCGCAGCGACTCGGCGTGGATACGGTTCGTAGCACGCCTTATTATCGAGTCGAAGTGACGTTCGCGTCCGAAGGGGGAGGGCAAGACTGGGAGGATCGATTCGTCTACTGGTTCGATACCGAATCCTACCACATGGATTTCCTCGCCTACGCGTATGGATTGGGCGGAGATGAAGAGCCCGGACATCGTTTTCGCGAAGCGTATAATGTCCGTGAGATCGAGAACGTGCGGATTGCCGACTACAAGAATTATACGGATACGACGATCACGCCGTCTACGATCGAAAATTACGCCCGACGCCTATCTGCTTCGACGCTGCAGGAAGTCTCGCGTGTAGAACTCGACTCCGTTCGAGTGACAACTCTCCGGGACGGACGATGA
- a CDS encoding PAS domain-containing sensor histidine kinase, whose protein sequence is MSLSTADSVSETFDNPPEVPVSHGLLAAALDQIQDPVILTSAELEKPGPTILYVNPAFTRLTGYELDEVLGKSPRILQGERTDPLTLDLLKRRLREDGHFKGEAINYRKDGSEYVLEWEISPIRSKSGEVRYWVALQRDVTERHLVEREVLDVSTREQKRIAEDLHDNLGQTMSGMLMRMRALENRVEERQDEALTREFGDLRRHMRSALDRIRRHVRELYPVSLADDGLLPGLKELASNAEALYGVTCRVKSSGDTTIASSDVATQLYRITQEAITNSVKHGGATIIDVTISSTNGHLTLAIENNGTSISPDDLEESTGMGLRIMRQRARAIQAGFTIRPSERGTVVEVSLKNRHLLRSPNA, encoded by the coding sequence ATGTCTCTCTCCACTGCGGACTCCGTGTCCGAAACGTTCGATAATCCTCCGGAAGTACCGGTTTCTCACGGTCTCCTCGCTGCCGCATTAGACCAGATCCAGGATCCGGTCATACTCACGAGTGCGGAGCTTGAGAAGCCCGGGCCAACGATTCTTTACGTCAACCCGGCATTCACTCGACTGACGGGGTACGAGTTGGACGAGGTATTAGGTAAGTCGCCACGCATCCTCCAGGGCGAACGAACGGATCCACTGACGCTCGACCTCCTGAAGCGTCGGTTGCGAGAAGACGGCCACTTCAAGGGAGAGGCCATTAATTACCGAAAGGACGGGTCGGAGTATGTACTCGAATGGGAGATTAGTCCGATACGGTCTAAAAGTGGAGAGGTGCGTTATTGGGTAGCCTTGCAGCGAGATGTCACCGAGAGGCACCTGGTCGAACGAGAGGTGCTCGACGTGAGCACGCGAGAGCAGAAACGGATTGCCGAGGATCTGCACGACAACCTTGGGCAGACCATGAGTGGTATGCTCATGCGAATGCGAGCGCTGGAAAATCGTGTCGAAGAACGTCAGGATGAGGCATTGACGCGAGAATTCGGCGACCTGCGTCGTCACATGCGCAGCGCGCTCGATCGGATACGGCGTCACGTGCGCGAGCTGTATCCTGTGAGTCTGGCTGACGACGGTCTATTGCCGGGGCTGAAGGAGTTGGCGTCGAACGCGGAGGCGTTGTACGGGGTCACATGCCGTGTCAAGTCCAGCGGGGATACGACGATAGCATCCTCCGACGTGGCCACGCAACTCTACCGTATTACGCAGGAGGCGATCACCAACTCCGTTAAGCACGGTGGCGCGACAATCATCGATGTCACCATCTCGTCGACAAATGGCCATCTAACACTTGCCATCGAGAACAACGGGACAAGCATTTCCCCCGATGATTTGGAGGAATCCACGGGTATGGGATTGAGGATCATGCGTCAGCGGGCGCGGGCGATCCAAGCCGGATTTACAATCCGCCCATCGGAGCGCGGCACCGTCGTAGAGGTGTCATTGAAGAACCGACACCTCCTTCGCTCGCCAAATGCGTAA
- a CDS encoding SDR family oxidoreductase, whose translation MSDSKPQRILVSGATGYVGGRLVPCLLQAGYDVCCFVRSEKRLRAQPWGDRVRVAVGDAMNEEDIEKAMEGIDVAYFLIHSLGTGEDFAERDRKIATNFRRAAEKKGVQRIIYMGGMRPKGEQKSEHLLSRIETGDHLRDGPVPVTEFRAAQIIGSGSLSFELVRYLTERIPVLICPKWVSTPTQPIAIRNVLQYLTSALETPESTGETIEIGGADVLTYGDMFRAYAKVRDLQRTLIAVPFFTPRLSSHWVGLVTPIANSIARPLIEGLDNEVVVDDPDRARSMFPDIEPIKFEAALRLALRRAESDEVPTVWNSARSSSPRANEMTADLETTEGLYKETRRINVHADADTAFDVIKSLGGQTGWLYADPLWHVRGWLDQLSGGVGFRRGRRNPTDLRVGDAVDFWRVESMEEVGEEKMLRLRAEMRLPGRAWLQFEVEPIARERCRVTQQVFFEPKGLTGTIYWNMIAIPHRIVYAGMMRALRERIETRAYRLSQMSEETSGTTTLEDVEAARR comes from the coding sequence ATGTCTGATTCCAAGCCTCAACGTATTCTTGTAAGTGGTGCGACGGGTTATGTCGGCGGACGGCTGGTGCCCTGTCTTTTGCAGGCGGGCTACGACGTGTGTTGCTTCGTCCGCAGCGAGAAACGGCTTCGTGCTCAGCCCTGGGGCGATCGGGTCCGCGTGGCCGTGGGAGACGCCATGAACGAGGAGGACATCGAGAAGGCGATGGAGGGCATCGACGTCGCCTACTTCTTAATTCATTCCCTTGGTACCGGTGAGGACTTTGCGGAACGTGACCGAAAGATTGCCACGAATTTCCGCCGGGCAGCTGAGAAGAAGGGGGTACAGCGTATCATTTATATGGGCGGAATGCGCCCCAAGGGTGAGCAAAAGTCTGAACATTTGCTCAGCCGGATCGAAACCGGAGACCATCTTCGGGATGGGCCCGTGCCCGTTACCGAGTTTCGCGCAGCACAGATCATCGGGTCCGGGTCTCTATCGTTTGAGCTCGTCCGCTACCTGACCGAGCGAATACCGGTTCTGATCTGTCCAAAGTGGGTGAGCACGCCCACGCAACCAATCGCAATTCGAAACGTGCTCCAGTACCTGACTTCGGCTCTCGAAACACCGGAGAGTACAGGTGAAACGATCGAGATTGGCGGCGCAGATGTCCTAACGTATGGAGACATGTTTCGAGCCTACGCAAAGGTCCGCGATTTACAGCGGACACTGATCGCGGTACCGTTTTTCACGCCGCGCCTTTCGTCACACTGGGTCGGTCTCGTGACGCCGATCGCCAATAGCATCGCCCGCCCGCTTATCGAGGGGCTCGACAACGAGGTCGTCGTTGACGATCCCGATCGTGCTCGCTCCATGTTTCCCGACATCGAGCCGATTAAGTTCGAGGCGGCGCTGCGGCTAGCGCTTCGCCGGGCAGAGTCCGACGAGGTCCCGACCGTCTGGAACAGCGCGCGCTCGTCTTCACCGCGGGCAAATGAAATGACGGCGGATTTGGAGACGACGGAGGGCCTCTACAAGGAAACGCGTCGCATTAACGTACATGCCGACGCCGACACGGCCTTTGACGTCATCAAATCACTCGGGGGCCAGACCGGGTGGTTGTATGCAGACCCGCTCTGGCACGTACGTGGCTGGCTCGATCAGTTGTCCGGCGGGGTAGGATTTCGCAGAGGCCGACGCAATCCTACGGACCTTCGCGTCGGCGACGCCGTCGACTTTTGGCGCGTCGAATCGATGGAGGAGGTCGGGGAAGAAAAGATGCTCCGGCTTCGGGCGGAGATGCGACTGCCGGGTCGCGCGTGGCTTCAGTTCGAGGTGGAACCGATCGCGCGGGAGCGGTGCAGAGTGACCCAGCAGGTCTTCTTCGAACCCAAAGGCCTGACCGGAACGATCTACTGGAATATGATCGCGATTCCGCATCGAATCGTGTACGCAGGGATGATGCGGGCCCTTCGAGAGCGGATCGAAACCCGCGCGTACAGGCTGTCGCAGATGTCGGAAGAAACCTCGGGTACGACGACATTGGAGGATGTCGAGGCAGCCCGACGGTAA
- the lepB gene encoding signal peptidase I, whose protein sequence is MKPLIPLDRSRSPFSLSASTRSTLRVWKTALLYALGIALSLNLFVARPFVVPTPSMARTVIPGDYILVSKLHYGPRTPITVRLPFGGPVADVELPSVRLPGFTAPERGDVVVFNLPTESGPVDQRTPYLKRIVALPGDTLSIRDKQVYINGLAQRLPQTAQQRWRVEMTGTQLWVSPDELRDLGAGTAYGTDRTGTFEVSATRDVAARIRELPEVESVHPSVVARGRRTSVSLFPDGSGNTPDRFHPLRIPKAGDTIWLSPRTLPTYRDILERHEGRTVDVRAGTVFVDGKPTKRYTVGQDYYFTLGDNRDNSFDSRFWGFVPESHMIGKAVWTFFSWDPQSDAMRPDRFGPLR, encoded by the coding sequence ATGAAACCACTGATTCCGCTCGACAGGTCGAGATCGCCGTTTTCACTCAGCGCATCGACCCGATCCACGCTTCGCGTGTGGAAAACGGCTCTTCTGTATGCACTGGGAATTGCGCTGTCACTGAATCTCTTCGTGGCCCGGCCGTTCGTGGTGCCCACCCCCTCGATGGCCCGCACCGTCATCCCGGGCGACTATATTCTGGTGTCAAAGCTACATTACGGGCCGCGCACCCCGATCACCGTGCGCTTGCCCTTCGGGGGGCCCGTGGCCGATGTTGAGCTTCCGTCGGTCCGGCTGCCCGGCTTTACGGCGCCCGAGCGCGGAGATGTCGTCGTCTTTAATCTTCCGACAGAGAGCGGACCGGTCGATCAGCGAACCCCCTACCTGAAGCGTATCGTCGCCCTCCCCGGCGATACGCTATCGATCCGAGACAAGCAGGTTTACATCAACGGACTCGCACAACGCCTGCCACAGACGGCTCAACAGCGATGGCGGGTCGAAATGACGGGTACGCAACTCTGGGTGTCTCCGGACGAGTTGCGCGACCTGGGTGCTGGGACGGCGTATGGTACCGACCGAACGGGCACATTTGAAGTCAGTGCGACGCGCGACGTCGCAGCTCGAATTCGGGAGTTGCCGGAGGTAGAGTCCGTACACCCGTCCGTCGTGGCACGTGGTCGCCGAACGTCCGTCTCTCTCTTTCCCGACGGATCCGGCAACACACCCGATCGATTCCATCCCCTTCGCATCCCAAAAGCTGGCGACACAATCTGGTTGTCCCCTCGGACGCTGCCCACGTACCGCGACATCCTTGAGCGCCATGAGGGCCGCACGGTGGATGTGAGAGCCGGAACCGTTTTCGTGGACGGCAAACCGACGAAACGATATACCGTCGGGCAAGACTACTACTTTACGCTCGGCGACAACCGCGACAATTCATTCGACAGCCGTTTCTGGGGCTTTGTGCCGGAAAGTCACATGATCGGAAAAGCCGTCTGGACGTTCTTCTCCTGGGATCCGCAATCGGATGCGATGCGCCCGGACCGTTTCGGTCCGCTCCGTTAA